From Syntrophaceae bacterium, one genomic window encodes:
- a CDS encoding thiolase family protein, with translation MGEAVIVEAVRSAGGRSRRGGLAGTRADEFGIQVIKGLMARVPSLDPADVDDVIVGCAFPEGEQGMQMGKILAVGAGLPEPVCGMTINRFCSSGLQSIADATSRINNGWAEVIIAGGCESMSHIPMGGGVLRPNFDWPADLPWVYISMGLTAENVAERYKVSREDMDAFGMESNRRAYEAIKAGKFKGEIIPIQAYRYKVTKDGERIRETFTFDTDDGVRWPVSLADMAKLKSPFKNGGTVTAANSSQTTDGAAFALVMTAEKAKAIGVKPLAKLTNFAVAGCPPEEMGIGPAVAIPKVLKQAGLKAKDIDVFEINEAFASQALYSIRVVGIEDRLKAGDINPNGGAIALGHPLGASGAKLTAQLLAEMKRRGSKRGIVSMCIGGGMGAAGIFEML, from the coding sequence ATGGGTGAAGCTGTTATCGTGGAAGCCGTCCGGAGCGCCGGCGGGCGTTCGAGAAGGGGAGGCCTTGCGGGGACGAGGGCCGACGAGTTCGGCATCCAGGTCATCAAGGGCCTGATGGCCCGTGTGCCGTCCCTGGACCCGGCCGATGTGGACGACGTGATCGTGGGCTGCGCCTTCCCCGAAGGGGAGCAGGGCATGCAGATGGGGAAAATCCTGGCCGTCGGCGCCGGGCTCCCCGAGCCGGTATGCGGCATGACCATCAACCGCTTCTGCTCCTCGGGTCTCCAGTCCATCGCCGACGCTACATCGAGGATCAACAACGGATGGGCCGAGGTCATCATCGCCGGGGGCTGCGAGTCCATGTCGCACATCCCCATGGGCGGGGGCGTGCTCCGACCCAACTTCGACTGGCCCGCCGACCTGCCCTGGGTCTACATCTCCATGGGCCTGACGGCGGAGAATGTTGCCGAGCGCTACAAGGTTTCCCGGGAAGACATGGACGCCTTCGGCATGGAGAGCAATCGCCGGGCCTACGAGGCCATCAAGGCGGGCAAGTTCAAGGGCGAGATCATCCCGATCCAGGCCTACCGCTACAAGGTCACGAAGGACGGGGAGCGGATCCGCGAAACCTTCACATTCGACACCGACGACGGCGTGCGATGGCCCGTCAGCCTGGCCGACATGGCCAAGTTGAAGTCACCGTTCAAAAACGGCGGGACCGTCACGGCGGCCAATTCATCCCAGACAACCGACGGCGCTGCCTTCGCACTGGTCATGACGGCGGAGAAGGCCAAGGCCATCGGCGTGAAACCGCTGGCGAAGCTCACCAATTTCGCCGTGGCGGGCTGCCCGCCGGAAGAGATGGGCATCGGCCCGGCCGTGGCGATCCCCAAGGTCCTGAAGCAGGCCGGGCTGAAGGCGAAGGACATTGATGTCTTCGAGATCAACGAGGCCTTCGCCTCCCAGGCTCTCTACAGCATCCGGGTAGTGGGAATCGAGGACCGGCTGAAGGCCGGCGACATCAACCCCAACGGCGGCGCCATCGCCCTGGGGCACCCCCTTGGCGCCTCGGGAGCGAAGCTCACGGCCCAGCTCCTGGCGGAGATGAAGCGCCGCGGCTCCAAGCGGGGCATCGTCTCCATGTGCATCGGCGGCGGGATGGGGGCCGCGGGCATCTTCGAGATGCTGTGA
- a CDS encoding 3-hydroxyacyl-CoA dehydrogenase/enoyl-CoA hydratase family protein codes for MSYQIKKAAVIGAGVMGATIAAHLTNAGIECVLLDIVPFELTDADKAKGLTEKSPAWRNRFAAGGLAGVTKAKPAAFFAKKNASMIKIGNLEDNLDLLADVDWVCEVVVENLKIKQELFAKIDKYLKPGCIVSTNTSGIPIRDIAAKFSPKMKERFLGTHFFNPPRYMKLLEIIPGKETKKEVVDFMTRFCEDVLGKGVVICKDTPNFIGNRIGLFDISNIIHLMIEKGMKVEEIDAIFGKAMGRPGTAVFGTMDLVGLDTGHHVMKNLYEAVPDDEMRDWFLPPDWLTAMMEKKWLGNKTRQGMYKKTKDERGKKQKLVIDWKTLEYGAPAKVSFASVAAANKAEGDTADKMKALFNGNDAAAEFVREFFCNNFIYAANRIPEIADRVLEIDNAMKWGYNQKLGPFESWDAVGVRESVEVMKKLKKKVPKKIEEMLKAGCESFYLKKEDGQYYYDFGKKGYVKLEENPKIILLPSLKERQKVIRSNASASLVDMGDGVVCLEFHSKMNAIDDLMINMLTEGCDIVEKDFLGMVVGNHDPRAFSAGANVFKVLIAIQRGAWDFVEDSITGIQSALMRMKYLSKPVVTAPAGLALGGGCEIAMHGARCQPCGETYMGLVEVGVGVIPAGGGCKETVLRLTEGIPAGAVEGGLNLQQFFAKAFENIATAKVSTSAAEAMDLGYIRRTENISLNRDQHLWDAKELVLGMSRFYKPPRPALIPVMGESLRGIANAALYNMRHGNYVSDYDVHVAKKVAHILSGGDCAEGTFVTEQSILDLEKEAFLSLCGESKTQDRIMHMLTTGKPLRN; via the coding sequence ATGTCCTATCAGATTAAAAAAGCCGCCGTAATCGGCGCCGGCGTGATGGGAGCCACCATCGCGGCCCACCTGACCAATGCGGGAATCGAGTGCGTCCTCTTGGACATCGTTCCCTTCGAGCTGACGGACGCCGACAAGGCAAAAGGGCTCACGGAAAAGAGCCCGGCCTGGCGGAACCGGTTCGCCGCGGGCGGCCTGGCCGGCGTTACCAAGGCGAAGCCGGCGGCCTTCTTCGCAAAGAAAAACGCCTCCATGATCAAAATCGGAAACCTGGAGGACAACCTGGACCTCCTGGCCGATGTGGACTGGGTCTGTGAGGTTGTCGTCGAGAACCTGAAGATCAAGCAGGAGCTCTTCGCCAAAATCGACAAATACCTGAAACCCGGCTGCATCGTCTCGACGAACACCTCCGGGATTCCCATCCGGGACATCGCGGCGAAATTCAGCCCCAAAATGAAAGAGCGCTTCCTGGGCACACACTTCTTCAACCCGCCCCGGTACATGAAACTCCTCGAGATCATCCCCGGGAAGGAGACGAAGAAGGAAGTCGTCGATTTCATGACGCGGTTCTGCGAGGACGTCCTCGGAAAGGGCGTCGTCATCTGCAAGGATACGCCGAACTTCATCGGGAACCGCATCGGCCTGTTCGACATCTCCAACATCATTCATCTCATGATCGAGAAGGGGATGAAGGTGGAGGAGATCGACGCCATCTTCGGCAAGGCCATGGGCCGGCCCGGCACGGCCGTCTTCGGGACCATGGATCTCGTGGGCCTCGACACGGGCCATCACGTCATGAAGAACCTCTACGAGGCCGTCCCGGACGACGAGATGAGGGACTGGTTCCTGCCCCCCGACTGGTTGACGGCCATGATGGAGAAGAAGTGGCTCGGCAACAAGACCAGGCAGGGCATGTACAAAAAGACAAAGGACGAGCGGGGCAAGAAGCAGAAGCTGGTCATCGACTGGAAGACCCTGGAGTACGGCGCACCCGCCAAGGTCTCCTTCGCTTCCGTCGCGGCGGCCAACAAGGCGGAGGGAGACACAGCCGACAAGATGAAGGCCCTCTTCAACGGCAACGACGCTGCGGCGGAATTCGTCCGCGAGTTCTTCTGCAACAACTTCATCTACGCGGCCAACCGGATTCCCGAGATCGCAGACCGGGTCCTGGAAATCGACAACGCCATGAAGTGGGGCTACAACCAGAAACTCGGCCCCTTCGAGTCCTGGGACGCCGTCGGCGTGCGGGAATCCGTCGAGGTGATGAAGAAGCTGAAGAAGAAGGTGCCCAAGAAAATCGAAGAGATGCTGAAGGCCGGCTGCGAGTCCTTCTACCTGAAGAAAGAAGACGGCCAGTACTACTATGACTTCGGCAAGAAGGGCTACGTGAAGCTGGAGGAAAACCCCAAGATCATCCTCCTGCCCTCCCTGAAGGAGCGGCAGAAGGTCATCCGGTCGAACGCCAGCGCGAGCCTGGTGGACATGGGCGATGGCGTCGTCTGCCTCGAGTTCCACAGCAAGATGAACGCCATCGACGACCTGATGATCAACATGCTCACCGAGGGCTGCGACATTGTCGAGAAGGACTTCCTCGGCATGGTCGTGGGCAACCACGATCCCCGGGCGTTCTCCGCCGGCGCCAACGTCTTCAAGGTCCTGATCGCCATCCAGCGCGGGGCCTGGGACTTCGTGGAAGACTCCATCACGGGCATCCAGAGCGCCCTGATGCGCATGAAGTACCTATCGAAGCCCGTGGTCACCGCCCCGGCCGGCCTGGCCCTGGGCGGCGGGTGCGAGATCGCCATGCACGGCGCGCGGTGCCAGCCCTGCGGCGAGACCTACATGGGCCTCGTGGAGGTCGGCGTCGGCGTCATCCCCGCCGGCGGCGGCTGCAAGGAGACGGTGCTGCGCCTCACCGAGGGCATCCCCGCGGGCGCCGTGGAGGGAGGCCTGAACCTGCAGCAGTTCTTTGCGAAGGCCTTCGAGAACATCGCCACGGCGAAGGTATCAACCAGCGCCGCCGAGGCGATGGATCTGGGATACATCCGCAGGACGGAGAACATCAGCCTGAACCGCGACCAGCACCTCTGGGACGCCAAGGAACTCGTCCTGGGGATGTCCCGGTTCTATAAGCCGCCCCGGCCGGCCCTGATCCCCGTCATGGGGGAGAGCCTGCGGGGCATCGCCAACGCCGCGCTTTACAACATGCGGCACGGGAACTACGTTTCCGACTATGACGTCCACGTGGCCAAGAAGGTCGCCCACATCCTCTCGGGTGGAGACTGCGCCGAGGGGACGTTCGTGACGGAGCAGAGCATCCTGGACCTGGAGAAAGAGGCGTTCCTTTCCCTCTGCGGCGAATCGAAGACCCAGGACCGGATCATGCACATGCTGACGACGGGCAAGCCCCTGCGCAACTAA
- a CDS encoding GDYXXLXY domain-containing protein, protein MRLKFAVVILLQVLLLIGIVGYREYRVATGERILLQSAPVDPRDLFRGDYVTLAYDLSTIDLDRAGIRENLRRNDRIFAALEKAEDGTYRMASASGTVPPGGKFLKGRVTRVNEKAVRYQVTLRTDGAGDRTFEPRWFSFHEGERVILCLDRGGQVQASLREKEDARCRAGEAVAGTVTAVKKISFRQASVEYGIEHFFLEEGKGKAVERARNARDLRVEVALREDGRGLITGLYLDGRRIP, encoded by the coding sequence GTGAGACTGAAATTTGCCGTCGTGATCCTCCTGCAGGTCCTGCTCCTCATCGGAATCGTCGGCTACCGGGAATACCGGGTAGCAACGGGGGAGCGCATCCTCCTGCAGTCGGCTCCCGTCGATCCGCGGGACCTTTTCCGCGGCGACTACGTGACCCTGGCCTACGACCTCTCGACCATCGATCTCGACCGGGCGGGAATCCGGGAGAACCTCAGGCGCAACGACCGAATCTTTGCCGCTCTGGAAAAGGCGGAGGACGGAACATACCGCATGGCGTCCGCAAGCGGCACCGTTCCGCCGGGCGGAAAGTTTCTCAAGGGAAGGGTGACCCGCGTGAACGAAAAGGCTGTCCGCTATCAGGTCACGCTCCGGACGGACGGGGCCGGCGACCGCACCTTCGAGCCACGCTGGTTTTCGTTCCATGAAGGGGAGAGGGTGATTCTGTGCCTGGACCGCGGCGGTCAGGTGCAGGCGTCCCTGCGGGAAAAGGAGGACGCCCGTTGCCGCGCTGGGGAAGCCGTGGCCGGGACGGTGACGGCCGTGAAGAAAATCTCCTTCCGGCAGGCCTCCGTTGAATACGGCATCGAGCACTTCTTCCTGGAGGAAGGAAAGGGGAAGGCCGTTGAAAGGGCCCGCAACGCCCGGGACCTCCGGGTGGAGGTGGCCCTCCGGGAGGACGGCCGGGGCCTGATAACGGGCCTCTACCTCGACGGCCGGCGGATTCCCTAG
- a CDS encoding acyl-CoA dehydrogenase, which produces MGNSLVNMRDQQFVLFEQLGIDKLFASEKFKDFSSDDILMMLNEAEKMAVTNILPTYVESDKQGCHLKDGKVTTPAPFKDAFKKFVEGGWLCPTKSPDVGGQGLPISVATAMTELFASANIAFLMYSGLTFGAAGLIERFGTEEQKKKYIYKMFAGEWCGTMCLTEPGAGSDVGALKTSARRNPDGTFSITGTKCFISAGDHDLASNIVHPVLARIEGDPPGTRGISIFIVPKIRVNADGSLGEPNDVNTGNVEHKMGLKGNATCTLNFGEDGKCIGELLGREREGMRVMFHMMNEARLEVGMQGLGHASAALEHAVQYAKERIQSTPVWEMKNPDAKAVAIIEHPDVRRDLLWMKAYVEGLRMMNYFTACCMDRAEVAGTDAEKEKWQGFVELLTPICKAYSSDRGFEVCGKAIDVYGGYGYCQEYPVEQYLRDCKIASIYEGTNGIQSLDLVGRKLGMRKGANMMNMLGEMGATVAAAKASEDLKAYAGRLEEAVGALMDLTMTFASLGKSGSFLIPILYASPFLDIMGDVLMGHFLLQAASIAEEKLKAIYAEAGAEKSKGRQRALVRENRDVAFYTGKIASAKFFASEILPTIKGRCEAIKIGDKIALEIADESFSV; this is translated from the coding sequence ATGGGCAATTCACTGGTGAACATGCGGGATCAGCAGTTCGTGCTCTTCGAGCAGCTCGGGATCGACAAGCTGTTCGCAAGCGAGAAATTCAAGGATTTTTCCAGCGATGACATCCTCATGATGCTCAATGAGGCGGAAAAAATGGCCGTCACCAACATCCTGCCGACCTATGTGGAGAGTGACAAGCAGGGCTGCCACCTGAAGGACGGCAAGGTGACGACGCCCGCGCCCTTCAAGGACGCCTTCAAAAAATTCGTGGAAGGCGGCTGGCTCTGCCCGACGAAATCCCCGGATGTCGGCGGACAGGGTCTGCCAATCTCCGTGGCTACGGCCATGACGGAGCTGTTCGCCTCCGCCAACATCGCGTTCCTCATGTACAGCGGCCTGACCTTCGGGGCGGCCGGCCTCATCGAGCGGTTCGGGACGGAAGAGCAGAAGAAGAAATACATTTACAAGATGTTCGCCGGCGAGTGGTGCGGCACCATGTGCCTCACCGAGCCGGGTGCCGGGAGCGATGTCGGCGCCCTGAAGACGTCGGCCCGCCGGAATCCCGACGGGACCTTCAGCATCACCGGGACCAAGTGCTTCATCTCCGCCGGGGACCATGACCTGGCCTCGAACATCGTGCATCCGGTGCTGGCCCGGATCGAAGGGGATCCCCCGGGGACGCGCGGCATCTCGATCTTCATCGTGCCGAAAATCCGCGTCAACGCCGACGGCAGCCTTGGCGAGCCCAACGACGTCAACACCGGGAACGTCGAGCACAAGATGGGCCTCAAGGGGAACGCCACATGCACCCTGAACTTCGGCGAGGACGGAAAGTGCATCGGCGAGCTTCTCGGCAGGGAGCGGGAGGGCATGCGCGTCATGTTCCACATGATGAACGAAGCCCGCCTCGAGGTGGGCATGCAGGGCCTTGGCCACGCCTCCGCCGCCCTGGAGCATGCGGTCCAGTACGCCAAGGAACGGATCCAGAGCACTCCCGTCTGGGAAATGAAGAATCCCGACGCCAAGGCCGTTGCCATCATCGAACATCCCGACGTTCGGCGCGACCTCCTGTGGATGAAGGCCTACGTGGAGGGGCTGCGGATGATGAACTACTTCACCGCCTGCTGCATGGACCGGGCTGAGGTGGCCGGGACGGATGCGGAGAAGGAGAAATGGCAAGGCTTTGTGGAGCTGCTGACGCCGATCTGCAAGGCCTATTCCTCCGACCGCGGCTTCGAGGTCTGCGGCAAGGCCATCGACGTATACGGCGGCTACGGCTACTGCCAGGAGTACCCGGTCGAGCAGTACCTGCGGGACTGCAAGATCGCCAGCATCTACGAGGGAACCAACGGGATCCAGTCCCTGGACCTGGTGGGCCGGAAACTGGGAATGCGCAAGGGCGCCAACATGATGAACATGCTGGGCGAGATGGGCGCCACGGTCGCCGCGGCGAAGGCCAGCGAGGACCTGAAGGCTTACGCCGGCCGTCTGGAGGAGGCCGTAGGGGCCCTGATGGACCTCACCATGACCTTCGCCTCCCTCGGCAAGAGCGGCAGCTTCCTGATCCCCATTCTCTATGCATCGCCGTTCCTGGACATCATGGGCGATGTCCTGATGGGGCATTTCCTCCTGCAGGCCGCCTCCATCGCCGAGGAAAAACTCAAGGCCATCTATGCGGAAGCGGGAGCGGAGAAATCGAAGGGGCGGCAGCGGGCCCTCGTTCGCGAGAACCGGGACGTGGCCTTCTATACCGGGAAGATCGCCAGCGCGAAGTTCTTCGCCTCGGAGATCCTGCCGACCATCAAGGGGCGGTGCGAGGCCATCAAGATCGGCGACAAGATTGCCCTGGAGATTGCCGACGAATCCTTCTCCGTGTAG
- a CDS encoding PAS domain S-box protein, with product MGSDDRTREQLLRELEEKESRISELEDTLAEAGRRGQAVGDGLPCGGGVQKDSGSALAPPPSFFQMILDKANDVSLIVQEGKYVYVNDKFAQLFGGSREEAVQRPFGAFIHPDDRPMVMEYHRLRREGKPAPAVYEVRLRMQDGSVMHGEVSAIDIEYEGRKASLAFIRDITVRKRIETELRESRDQFNRVMDSVSDIIIVLDARGNVTFESPSTARILGYPPGHFIGGSPFPLIHEEDVESVLAEFAEVIRRENTGVPTEFRIRKANGSWIWLAAVGNNLAESPGIQGMVITARDVTEKRRMEDSLRESESRFRDLAELLPQVVYEMDERGVFTFMNRFGLSLFGYSEEELAAGIHFLNIIAPTDHGRVSENVALAMKGDLTQTRSEYTAIRKNGEEFPLFVSSSFIQKEEGILGIRGVAIDFSEIRRSQRLLQESEERWQFALEGAGDGLWDWNVQTNRVLYSRQWKAMLGYGEDEIGDSLDEWERLLHPDDQARAHEELDRHFRGETPVYTCEQRLLCKDGSYKWILDRGRVMIWTPDGKPLRAIGTHTDIDDRKRMDEALLESESKFRDLAEKSVVGIYLVQDNTFQYINAEFARIIGYEAGQVTGVLLVDDVIHPEDLPLVKNMLARRLSGELKSLRYDFRVSRKDGDIRHVEVFSSRTMYRGQPAVIGTMLDITERKDAERKLRDSEEKYRVLFEHANDAIIIWDEEQFIDCNRKALEMFGFPSKEDIVGRPFTLSSPPRQPDGRPSIEAAREKRDAAMSGEPQFYEWQHCRPDGTIIEAETALHAIELQGQVYFQAIIRDVTERKRSEEALQRLSLALEQAAEEIIITDPEGVIQYVNPAFEKITGYSRHEAIGQTPRLVKSGVHDRAFYERLWSTIKRGSIWTGRITNRHKRGMLIQEDATISPIISSSGRVTGFISLKRDITEEVRLESKLRQAQKMEAIGTLAGGIAHDFNNILGAMMGYTELARLKAGEPQIRSYLDQVLKACNRSRDLVNQILTFSRQKEQEKKPVAVAPIVKEAMKLMRSSCPSTVEIRQNYGTEKDIILADPTQIHQVVMNLCTNAIHAMRDREGILAVSLGQKEITVYDPFYDSELREGPYVMLTVSDTGQGIDASVRNRIFDPFFTTKVPGEGTGLGLSVVYGIVKDHGGSISVESEPGKGSVFTVSLPLVEADEPGAGRDAEPPPRGKGRILLVDDEEPLAALGQEMLTSLGYDVSVRLSSLDALEAFRTNPARFNLVITDMTMPNMTGDHLAREMLKIRPDLPIILTTGFSERISEEEAKKLGIRVFVMKPVSLKALAQAVQTALQ from the coding sequence ATGGGATCCGATGACAGGACGAGGGAACAGCTTCTCCGGGAACTGGAGGAAAAAGAAAGCCGGATCTCCGAGTTGGAGGACACGCTCGCCGAAGCCGGTCGGCGGGGACAGGCCGTCGGAGATGGCTTGCCCTGCGGGGGAGGCGTGCAGAAGGATTCCGGCTCAGCGCTTGCCCCTCCCCCGAGTTTTTTCCAGATGATCCTCGACAAGGCCAACGATGTCTCCCTCATTGTCCAGGAGGGAAAATACGTCTACGTGAACGACAAGTTCGCGCAGCTCTTCGGAGGAAGCCGGGAGGAAGCCGTGCAGCGGCCTTTTGGAGCATTCATCCACCCGGACGACCGGCCCATGGTGATGGAGTACCACCGGCTGCGCCGGGAGGGGAAACCCGCGCCCGCCGTCTATGAGGTTCGCCTGAGGATGCAGGACGGGTCCGTCATGCACGGCGAGGTGTCCGCAATAGACATCGAGTATGAAGGAAGAAAAGCCTCCCTGGCGTTCATCCGGGACATCACGGTGCGGAAGCGGATCGAGACCGAGTTGCGAGAGAGCCGGGATCAGTTCAACCGGGTGATGGACAGCGTGTCGGACATCATCATCGTCCTGGACGCCCGGGGGAATGTCACGTTCGAATCACCCTCGACGGCCCGGATCCTCGGGTATCCGCCCGGCCATTTCATCGGCGGCAGCCCCTTCCCGCTGATCCACGAGGAGGACGTGGAGAGTGTCCTGGCCGAGTTTGCCGAAGTGATCCGCCGGGAGAACACGGGCGTTCCCACGGAGTTCCGGATCCGGAAAGCAAACGGCTCCTGGATCTGGCTGGCGGCAGTGGGCAACAACCTGGCCGAGTCGCCGGGCATTCAGGGCATGGTGATCACGGCCCGGGACGTCACGGAAAAGCGGCGCATGGAGGACAGCCTGAGGGAAAGCGAATCCCGGTTCCGGGACCTGGCGGAACTCCTGCCCCAGGTTGTCTATGAAATGGACGAGCGGGGCGTTTTCACCTTCATGAACCGCTTCGGGTTGTCCCTGTTCGGCTATTCCGAGGAGGAGCTTGCCGCCGGTATCCATTTCCTGAACATTATCGCCCCGACGGACCACGGGCGGGTCTCTGAAAATGTCGCCCTGGCAATGAAAGGAGATTTGACACAGACGCGGTCGGAGTACACGGCCATCCGGAAGAACGGCGAGGAATTTCCCCTGTTCGTTTCCTCCTCCTTCATCCAGAAGGAAGAAGGCATCCTGGGCATCCGGGGAGTCGCCATCGACTTCAGCGAGATCCGGCGGTCGCAGCGGCTGCTGCAGGAGAGCGAGGAGCGGTGGCAGTTCGCCCTCGAAGGGGCGGGCGACGGCCTCTGGGACTGGAACGTCCAGACGAACAGGGTCCTCTATTCCAGACAATGGAAGGCCATGCTGGGCTACGGGGAAGACGAGATCGGGGATTCGCTGGACGAGTGGGAGCGGCTGCTCCATCCGGACGACCAGGCTCGGGCCCACGAGGAACTGGACCGGCACTTCCGGGGCGAGACGCCGGTTTACACCTGCGAGCAGCGCCTGCTGTGCAAAGACGGCTCCTACAAGTGGATCCTCGACCGGGGCCGGGTCATGATCTGGACTCCGGACGGCAAGCCGCTCAGGGCGATCGGCACCCATACGGACATCGATGATCGCAAGCGGATGGACGAAGCCCTGCTGGAGTCGGAGAGCAAGTTCCGGGATCTGGCCGAAAAATCCGTCGTCGGCATCTATCTCGTCCAGGACAACACGTTTCAGTATATCAATGCGGAGTTCGCCCGCATTATCGGATACGAAGCCGGCCAGGTTACAGGCGTTCTGCTGGTCGATGACGTGATTCATCCGGAGGATCTGCCCCTGGTCAAAAACATGCTGGCGAGAAGGCTCTCGGGGGAACTGAAATCCCTCCGGTATGATTTCCGGGTCAGCAGAAAAGACGGGGACATAAGGCACGTCGAGGTATTCAGTTCCCGTACCATGTACCGGGGACAGCCCGCGGTCATCGGCACGATGCTGGACATCACGGAGCGGAAGGACGCGGAGCGGAAGCTCCGGGACAGCGAGGAAAAGTACCGGGTCCTGTTCGAACACGCCAACGACGCCATCATCATCTGGGACGAGGAGCAGTTCATCGACTGCAACCGGAAGGCGCTGGAGATGTTCGGCTTTCCCTCAAAGGAAGATATCGTCGGCCGTCCGTTCACCCTGTCATCGCCCCCGCGTCAGCCGGACGGTCGGCCGTCCATCGAGGCCGCCAGGGAGAAGCGGGACGCCGCCATGTCAGGGGAGCCCCAGTTCTACGAGTGGCAGCACTGCCGTCCCGACGGCACGATCATCGAAGCGGAAACCGCTCTTCATGCCATCGAGCTGCAGGGGCAGGTCTATTTTCAGGCCATCATTCGCGACGTGACGGAGAGAAAGCGTTCGGAGGAGGCGCTGCAGCGCCTGAGCCTGGCCCTCGAACAGGCCGCAGAGGAAATCATCATCACGGATCCCGAGGGAGTGATCCAGTATGTCAACCCGGCCTTCGAGAAGATCACCGGGTACTCGAGGCACGAGGCGATCGGCCAGACGCCCCGACTCGTGAAGAGCGGCGTCCACGACAGGGCCTTTTACGAGCGGCTCTGGAGTACGATCAAGCGGGGAAGCATCTGGACGGGGCGGATTACAAACCGTCACAAGAGGGGAATGCTCATCCAGGAAGACGCGACCATCAGCCCCATTATCAGCTCGTCGGGCCGTGTCACCGGATTCATCTCGCTGAAGCGGGACATCACCGAAGAGGTCAGACTGGAATCCAAGCTCCGCCAGGCCCAGAAGATGGAGGCCATCGGTACGCTGGCTGGGGGAATCGCTCACGATTTCAACAACATTCTCGGGGCCATGATGGGATACACGGAGCTGGCAAGGCTGAAGGCCGGCGAGCCGCAGATCCGGTCCTACCTGGACCAGGTCCTGAAGGCCTGCAACCGCTCCCGGGACCTGGTCAACCAGATCCTCACGTTCAGCCGCCAGAAGGAGCAGGAGAAGAAACCCGTTGCCGTGGCGCCCATCGTGAAAGAGGCCATGAAGCTGATGCGGTCCTCCTGCCCCTCCACGGTTGAGATCCGGCAGAACTATGGAACCGAAAAGGACATCATTCTCGCGGATCCCACCCAGATTCACCAGGTCGTCATGAACCTCTGCACCAATGCGATCCATGCGATGAGGGACCGGGAAGGAATCCTGGCGGTGAGCCTCGGTCAGAAGGAGATAACGGTTTACGACCCGTTCTATGACTCGGAGCTCAGGGAGGGGCCGTACGTGATGCTGACGGTCAGCGACACGGGCCAGGGGATCGACGCCTCCGTGCGGAATCGGATTTTCGATCCCTTCTTCACGACCAAGGTCCCCGGAGAGGGGACGGGGCTCGGGCTGTCCGTGGTGTACGGCATCGTGAAGGACCACGGAGGATCCATCTCCGTGGAGAGCGAGCCCGGGAAGGGGTCCGTCTTCACGGTTTCCCTGCCGCTCGTCGAGGCCGACGAGCCGGGCGCCGGACGAGACGCCGAACCGCCGCCCAGGGGGAAGGGGCGCATTCTCCTGGTTGACGACGAGGAGCCCCTTGCCGCCCTGGGGCAGGAGATGCTTACCTCCCTCGGGTACGACGTATCGGTCAGGCTGAGCAGCCTGGATGCCCTGGAGGCGTTCCGCACGAATCCGGCCCGTTTCAATCTCGTAATCACGGACATGACGATGCCGAACATGACCGGCGACCATCTGGCCCGGGAGATGCTGAAGATCCGTCCCGACCTCCCGATCATCCTGACCACCGGTTTCAGCGAGCGGATCAGCGAGGAAGAGGCGAAGAAGCTCGGGATCCGGGTGTTTGTCATGAAGCCCGTATCGCTCAAGGCCCTTGCCCAGGCGGTGCAGACGGCGCTGCAGTAG